TCACCTGCGTGGTGGCGGGCCCGTACCACTGGGTGACGGACTCCTACGAGCGGACGCTCCCGGACGGCAGCCGCCTCGAGATCCCGCTCGGCGCGCTGTGCCGCAAGGGCCTGGCGCCCCACTTCGACGCCGACGACATCTTCCTCGTCACCAAGCAGGGCCTGGACTTCTTCCACGAGCACTTCGACTTCCCGTACCCGTTCGGGAAGTACGACCAGGCGTTCGTGCCCGAGTACAACCTCGGCGCGATGGAGAACCCGGGCCTGGTCACGTTCCGCGAGGAGTACATCTTCCGCGGGAAGGTGACACGGTCGTCGTACGAGAGCCGGGCCAACGTCATCCTGCACGAGATGGCCCACATGTGGTTCGGCGACCTGGTCACCATGGAGTGGTGGGACGACCTGTGGCTCAAGGAGTCGTTCGCCGACTTCATGGGCGCGTTCGCGCTGGTCGGCGCGACCCGTTTCGAGGACGGCTGGATCACCTTCGCCAACCGCCGCAAGGCGTGGGCGTACCGCGCCGACCAGCTCCCCTCCACGCACCCGGTCACGGCGGACATCCGCGACCTCCAGGACGCCAAGCTCAACTTCGACGGCATCACCTACGCCAAGGGCGCGAGCGTCCTCAAGCAGCTCGTGGCGTACGTCGGCCAGGACGCGTTCCTGGAGGGCGCGCGCCGCTACTTCAAGCGGCACGCGTACGGCAACACGCGCCTGTCTGACCTGCTGGCGGTGCTGGCGGAGACCAGCGGGCGCGACATGGGCGGCTGGGCGCGGTCCTGGCTCCAGACGGCCGGCGTCAACGCGCTCACCCCGCAGGTCGTGCTGGACGCGGACGGCCGGATCGGTGAGCTGGCGGTGCTCCAGGAGGCCGCCGAGTCGCACCCCGAGCTGCGCCCGCACCGGGTGGCGATCGGCCTGTACCGGGTCGAGGACGGCGCGCTGGTGCGGTACGCGCGCACCGAGACGGACGTCGACGGCCCGCGGACGGTGGTGGCGGAGCTGGCCGGACAGCCGGCGCCCGAGCTGGTCCTGGTCAACGACGACGACCTCACGTACTGCAAGACCCGCTTCGACGCGACGTCGCTCGCCACCCTGCGCGACCACCTCGGTTCGATGAAGGACCCGCTGGCCCGCGCCCTGTGCTGGTCGGCGCTGTGGAACATGACGCGGGACGCGCTGCTGAGCGCGCCGGACTTCATCGACCTGGTGACGCGGTTCGCGCGCCGGGAGAGCGACATCGGCGTGCTCCAGATGCTGCACGCGTGGGCCGATTCGGCGCTGGTCAACTACGCGCCGCCGGCCTGGCGCGAGACCGGCGGGAAGCTGCTGACGGAGATCGCGCTGCGGGACCTGCGGGCCGCCGGGCCCGGCAGCGAGCAGCAGTTGGCGTGGGCGCGGTTCTACGCGTCGGTGGCGTCGGCGCCGCAGGAGCTGGCGCTCCTCACGGCCCTGCTCGACGGCACCGAGAAGATCGACGGGCTCGATGTCGACCAGGAGCTGCGGTGGGTGTTCCTGGAGCCGCTGGCGTCGCACGGGCTGGCCGACGAGCGGACCCTCGCGGCGGAACTGGCGCGTGACGACACGGCGTCCGGCAAGCGCCACCAGGTGCGCTGTCTCGCCGCGCGGCCGTCGGCGGCGGTCAAGGCGCAGGCGTGGGCGCAGGTGGTGGAGTCGGAGGCGCTCTCCAACGCGCTGGTGGAGGCGACGATCGCGGGCTTCGCGCAGCCGTCGCAGCGGGAGTTGACGGCTCCGTACACGGAGAAGTACTTCGCGGCGATCGAGGACGTGTGGTCGCGGCGCTCCATCCAGATCGGGATGGACGTGGTGCGGGGCCTGTTCCCGTCGCACCCGACGCCGAAGGACGCGCGTGCCACGCTGGCGGCGACGGACGCGTGGCTGACGTCCCACGAGCAGGCGGCCCCGGCGCTGCGCAGGCTGGTCATCGAGGCACGCGACGACCTGGCACGGGCACTGCGGGCCCAGGAGGCGACGGAACTCTGAGCCGGGGCCCGGGGCTTGGGGCTTGGGCGGGAGTCCGGGGCCTGGGCTGGGGTCCGGGGCCTGGGCTGGGGTCCGGGGCCTGGGGACGGTGGTGAGCGGCGTGGCCGGTTTCGGAGCCTGGGCGGCGGTGAGCGGGGGTCCGGGGCCTGGGCGGCAGTGAGCGGCGTGGCCGGTTCCGGGTCGGTTCCGCGCCGACCCCTGGCCAACGCTTAAGCCACCGGTAGCCGTTACCGAATCCGGTCATTCGCTCCCGTAACCCCTGGTCCACCCCGAAAGGACCAGGGGTTTTCGGTGCCTACTCGGCATCCGCCCGCGCACCCTTTAGCCCCTCCTTGTCCGTATGTGTCGACGAGCGTGTAACAGCGGTTACTTCGCGATTCGGACGCGGCATACCGGCTCCATGACCCAGAAACTCCCCCCGCCGCCCCCCGTCCCCCCGCGCCCCGCCCGCCACCTCTCCGGGGCGCGCCGAAGGGTTCTGACGGCGGCTCAGCTCCGGGCCCGCGGCATCCCGCCCGCCGAGGCCAACGCGCGGTGCCGGCCGGGCGGCCCCTGGCAGCGGCTCCTGCCGGGCGTGTTCCTGCTCCGCCCGGGGCCGCCGACCGCCGAGGAGCGGCTGCACGCGGTGCTGCTGTACGCGGCGAAGGAGCAGCCGCCCGGCGTGCCGGCGCAGCCCGCGGCCGGTCCGCCGCACCGCGCGCTGTACCCGGAGGCCCAGATCACCGGCCTCGCGGCGCTCTCCCTGCACGGGTTCGGCAGCGCGCCCGCCCTGCTCTCCCTCACCCGGATCGACGTGCTGGTGCCGCGCAGGCGGCGGCTGCGCTCAACGGAGCTGGCCCGGGTGGTCCGCGCCGCGCAGCCGCCGACTCCCCTCCAGCGGGCGGGAGTTCCCGTCGCGCCGGTACCGCGGGCCCTCGCGGACGCGGTGGCGGACCTGTCAGGCACCAGCGCGGGCGCGGAGACCGTACGGCTGCTGCTGACCGAGGCGGTGCGCGGCGGCCACTGCGAACCGGCGGCGGTGGTGCGGGAGTTGACGGCGGCGAAGCTGCTGGGCCGGCCGCATGTGGTGGACGCGGTGGAGTCGCTGCTCGCGGAGGGCCGTTCCGTCGCCGAGGACCGTCTCTACCGGATGGTCAGGGAGTTCGGCCTGCCCGACCCGGTCTGGAACGTCGACCTGCGGATGCCAGGCGGCCCGCACCTGGGCGGCCTGGACGCGTACTGGCCCGACCAGGCGGTCGCGGTCGAACTCGACACCCGCGCACCGCGCCAGGACGAGGACGCCCTCTGGTCGGAGCACGCCAGGAAGAGGGAGCATCTGGAGCGGCTGGGGATCACCGTCGTCCATGTGACACCGAGGAAGCTCCGCGAGGCGATGGACCAGCAGGCGACGATCGTCCGCACCGCCCTGATGGCGGCCGACGACCGTGATCCGGCCGCGTATGTCGTGGTGCTGCCCCGGTAGTGACGGACGGGGGCGGCACCAGGAGGGGAGAGGAGGGGACCGCCGGGCCGGCGGTCCCCTCCTCAGCTCGCCGCGGGCTCGCGGCGCGCGTCGAGCCCGAACTTCTCCCGGGCGGCCGGGGTGACGGGGGTGAAGAGGTTCACGAGGTTGCCGTCGGGGTCGCGCAGGAGCAGGGAGCGGTTGCCCCAGGGCATCGTGGTGGGCCCGGCGACCCGCTCGGTGCCGGTCAGCTCGCCGTGCGCGCGGTCCACGTCGTCGACGAGGAACTCGACGATCACGCTGTGGTTGTCCGCCGGGCGTGCCGAGCCGGGGGCGAACAGCGGGACGGTGCGGACACCCGCGACGGCCAGGGTGGCGCCGGGCGTGACGATCTCGGCGAAGTCCTCGGTGGCCCAGGCCGCCGGTACCCCGGTGACCCGCTCGTAGAAGGCGACGAGACGGGCGACGTCGGCGGTGATCACGCGGACGGAGACGAAGTTCATGGTGTCCTCCCGGACGGCAACGGTGACGCCGTGGTGGCGCCGTGCTCCGCAGGCTAGGACGGATACCGGACAGAATCGGTCCGGTATCGACGTTAGCCTTGGACCATGTCCCGCCCCACCGGCCGCGTGCTGACCCTCCTCGACCTCCTCCAGTCCGGGGGCGTCCGCACCGTCGCCGAACTCGCCGAGCGGCTCGGCGTCGACGGCAGGACCGTGCGCAGGTACGTGGACCAGCTGATCGACCTCGACATCCCGGTGGAGACGGTGCGCGGCCGCTACGGCGGCTACCGGCTCGGCTCCGGATACCGGCTGCCGCCGCTCATGTTCAGCGACGACGAGGCGCTCGCCGTCCTGCTCGGCCTGCTCGCCGGCCGCCGCGCCGGCCTGACGACGGCGGCGGAGACGGCGAGCGAGACGGCCGCCGCCAAGATCCGCAGGGTGCTGCCCGCGCACGTCGCGCGCACGCTGGACACCGTCCTCGACTCCCTCTCCCTCACGGAGGGGCCCGGCGGCCCGCCGCGCCCGGACGCCGAGATCCTGCTCACCGTCGCCGACGCGGTCCGCCACCACCGTCCGCTGTCGATCCGGTACACCGACCGCGAGGGCCGCCGCGGCGAACGGCTGCTGCACGCGTACGGGATCGTCGCGCACGCGGGCCGGTGGTACGTCACCGGCACGGACCCGGGGATCGGCGAGGACCGCACGTTCCGGCTCGACCGGGTCACCGGCGCGCGCCCGCTGCCGGGTTCGTTCGAGGTCCCGGCCGGACTCGACCCGGCGGACCGGCTGCTCGCCGGGTTCGCCACCGCCGCCTACCGCCACGAGGTGACCCTGCGCGTCCACGGCACGCCCGAGCACGTCCGCTCCCGGCTCCCGGCGAGCGTCGCGCGCGTCGAGGAGACCGGCGAGGGACGGGACCGGGCGGGCGGGCGCTGGCTGCGGGTCGAGCTGCGCGCGGAGCGCCTCGACTGGCTGCCCCCGCTCCTCGCCGCGCTCGACCGCCCGTTCGTCGTCGAACGCCCCGACGAACTGCGCCACGAGGTGACGGCCTTCGCGGAACGGTTCGCGAGACGGGCACGGGGGGACGACGGGACGGACGACGGCGAGTGAGCCCTGCGCGCGGCGCGGCTCGGTTCCGTTCGGCGCGGCCCGGTTCCGTTCGGTGCGGCCCGGCTCGGCCCGGCTCGGCTCGGCTCGGCTCGGCTCTCAGGCGCTTATCCGCCGAGCCCCGGGCGGAGGCCGTCGCGGACGTCGTGGACCACGCGGTCGAGCAGGTCCGCGTAGGCCGCGATCATCCTCGTCCTGCTGAAGCGCTCGCGGCTCGCCGTCAGCGCGCCGGTCAGGGCCGCCCGGTCGGCCACCGCAGCCGACCAGGCGAAGGCGATCGCGTCGGGGTCGGGAGGCGTCACGAGACCCAGCCCCGAGACGATCGACGCGCTGTCGCCGACGTCCGTGGTGACCGGGACGGCGCCGCACATCATGCCCTCGACGAGACAGAGCGGCGCGGCCTCGCCCCAGGACGAGGTGAGCGCGACGACATCGGCGGCCGCGTACACGGCCTCCATGTCCTGGCGCACCCCCAGCAGGTGCACGCGGCTCGCCAGGGCGCGGTCGGCGCCGAACACCGACGCGAGCTGCGCGGCCAGCCCCGCGTTGGCCGCCGTCATGCCCGCCCCGCACATCACGACGTGCCCGCGCCCCTCCCTGGCCAGCCACGAGCGGGCCGACCGCAGGAACAGCGGCACGTTCTTCATCGCGTCCCAGCGGGCCGCGAAGACGACCACGGGGGCCGTCGACGGGACGCCGAGCGCCGACCGCACCGCCAGTCGGCGGGCCGGATCGGGGCGGAACCTCAGCAGGTCGACACCGTTCGGTATGACGTGCAGCAGCGCCTCGGGGACACCGGCCGCCGCGTACGCGTCCCGTGTCGACTCGGCGCAGCAGACGCAGGCGGCCACCGTGCCGTCGGCGATGGCCGACTTCAGCTCGTCCAGGGCCCCGCCCTGGTTCTCCGGGTCGGAGCGGTGCAGGCAGACCACGACGGGACGGCGCGGCAGCCCCGCCTGGTTGAGCAGCCGCAGCGGCTGCTCCTTGAGGGACAGGATGACGTCGGCGTCCGCGGTCGCCCGCGCCGTGTCGGCGAGTTCGGGACCGGTGAACGGCGCCGGGCCACCGCCGTCCCGCGCGCTGCGGCCCAGGGACGTGACCGTGATCCCGGCGCCGGTCAGCACCCGGTAGCAGGCGTCGTCCTCCATCCGCTGGCGGGTCGCCTCGCGGTGCACCTCGCCGTGGACGCTCAGCACCCGATGGTGCTGGCCGCCCTCCGCGAGGCCCAGCAGCACATCGCTGTGCACGATCCGGGCGCCCCCGGAGAAGAAACCGTCGTAGACCGACAGAACTCGCAGCCCGTGCCTCGTCCGCACACGACCACCCGCCTCGCACAAGTGAGTAATGAGCCATCCCCGTGAACTGCGGGTTAGGCGATATGAGGCAGCATGGACATTTCGGCGGAATGAACGCGGTGTCTCGCGCTCGGGTCCGGTTGGTTATCCACCGGTCAACAGGCCGGGGCGGCCGTGCGCCGAAGGCGGGCAGCGCGCCGCGCGCGGCTGCGCTACGGTACCGCCGGCCCGACACCCGCCGCGCACGAGAGTGGTGACCATGACCCGCCCCCTGCCCGACCGCGCCCCCGCCGTCTCCCCCGTCCGCCGGTGAGCGCCGACCAGGTGCTCGGACGGCGGGACGACGTCACCGCCGTCCGCGGCACGGAGCGCGCCGTCGCCGCGCTCACCTGGGCCCTCGACGCGCGCGCCGACGACCCGTCGCGCGCCTACCGCGTCACGGCGGACGGCCCCTGGGGCACCTCCGAGGGGCGCGGGTACGACCTCGTCGACGCCCTCGACCGGGTCCGGCGCGCGCTGGAGGGGGCGGGCTGGCTGCTGGCGGTCAACGCGGCCCGTCCCGATGTCGCCCAGAGCGGCATGCTCCGCGACTCAGGGAGCACCCGCGCGTACCTCCTGCGGGAGGGGCGGCGCGGCCGGCGCGAGGAGATGGTGAACCTCTTCGACGACGCCCCGGCGGACGCGGTCACCACCCTGGACGCCCAGCAGGCCGCCCACCGGCGCTGGCTCGACTCCCTCTGACAGCGCGCCAACGCCCTTGACCCCGGGCCCAGTTGATAGGTCCAGAGCATTGGGCCCGCGGTGGGCCCTGGGGCCCTGGGTCGGCACGGCGCCCCGCTCCTAGGCTGCCAGCGCTCGGGGGGAACGACGGACGCGAGCCGTCGTCCGGACGTCGAGCCGGATGCGAGGGCATCATCATGGCCGAGCCACGAACGCCCGCGTCGGTGGGTGCCGTCCATCTCCGGGGCGAGCGGCGAGAGTTGCCGCGGACCCTCGTCGCGGCCCGCGTCCTGCTGCGTCTGATGTTCGCCGTCACGGTGGTGGGCGGCGTCAAGGCGGTCGTCACGATGACCGGCCTGGGGCTGCTGCGGCCGTCACTGATCGTGCTGGCGGCGTACGCCGTCGCCCCGGGCGTTCTCGGCCTGGTGCTGGCACGGCAGTTGTGGACGGGCGGCCGACCGGCCTGGCTCGGCCTGATCAGCGTCCAGGCGGCGCTGGTGGCCGGCAGCGTGGTCAACCTGTACCGGGGATCGCCCCACGGCTTCAGCCAACTCCTCCTCCCGGTGGCTCTGTTGCTCCTCGTCTGCGCGGGCGGCAGCCGCGCCTGGTTCGACCTGCCCGAGGCCGCGCGGGCGCCGCGGCCGCGCGGCTCCGTGGAACGGCTGCGCCGGCTCGCGGTGCCGTCCCTGCCGCATCTGATCCGCTGGCGCCGGGACCGCGGCCAGACGGCCGTCGAGTACCTGGGGCTCATCGCGGTGGTCGTGGCGCTCGTCGGGGCGATGGCCTTCGGCGGGGTGGGCGGCATCGTCGCGGACGGCCTGCGCTCCGCGGTCTGCGAGGTAACGGGGGACGAGGGCTGCCCCGGCGTGGTGACGGCGGGCGGCGAGGGGGACACGGGCGGAGGGACGAGCGGGGGCACGGCGGGCGGTGCGGCCGGGGGCGGCTCGTCGACGGGCGCCACCACGACCAGCGGCGGCACCTCGTCGACCGGCGGCGGCTCCAGCTCGGGCGACTCGACCGACGGCGGCGCGGCCGTGGGCGGCAGCTTCGGCGGGGGGTCGTCGGATGGGGGCTCGTCGGATGGGGGCTCGTCGGGCGGGAGTTCGACCACTGGCGGGAGTTCGACCACTGGCGGGGGTTCTGCCGGCGGGGGTTCTGCCGGCGGGGGTGCCGCGAACGGGGGTGCCGCGAACGGGGGTGCCGCGAACGGGGGTGCCGCGAGCGGAGAGTCCACCGACGGGGGTCGGACTTCGGGAGGCGGCTCCAGCAGCGGTGGGACCTCGACCGACGGCGGGTCCTCCAACGGAGGTTCTTCCATTGGCGGTAGCGCAAGCTCGGGTGGATCGTCGGGCTCAGGAGGGTCCTCGGGCTCGGGAGGATCGTCGGGCTCGGGAGGGTCCTCGGGCCCGGGAGGGTCGAGCAACGGCGGTTCGTCCGGCGGGGGTTCCTCCAGCGGCGGCAGCTCCAGCGGACGCGATTCCAGCGGCGGGCTGATCGTCGGCGGCCTCACCACCGGCGGCTTCATCTACGGCGGCACCTCCGGGTCCGGCGGGTCCAACTCGGGCGGGTCCAACTCAGGCGGCAGCTCCAGCGGAGGCGGCTCCTCAAGCTCCGGGGGCTCAAGTTCCGGCGGAAGCTCAAGCTCGGGTGGGTCCAACAGCTCAGGCGGGTCGTCCAGTTCCGGCGGGTCGAGCAACGGCGGCAACTCCAACGGCGGTTCCTCCAACGGCGGCAACTCCAGCGGAGGCCTCATCGTCGGCGGCCTCACCACCGGCGGCTTCATCTACGGCGGCACCTCCGGGTCCGGCGGGTCCAGCTCGGCCGGGTCCGACTCAGGCGGGTCCAGCTCGGCCGGGTCCGACTCAGGCGGCTCCAGCTCGGGCGGCAGTACCTCGGGCGGTTCCAGTTCCGGTGGTGAGGACCAGCCCGACCCCGACGACAACGACCCGGACCACGAAGACCCCGACGGCAAGGACTGCGGGGAAGGGTCGCCGGTCACGTCGCAGTGGGCGGGTCAGCGTCCCGTCGTCTCCACGGCGGCGTTCCCCACCACGGCACGGGTCTCGACGACGACGGTCCTGATCGCCGGCGCCCGCTCGCGCCCGCTCGCCGTCGACACCCCCGCCGGGCCCCCGGACGACGGCGGCGTCGGTGCGCTGATCGACGCCATGTCCTCGCTCACCCTCTCCGGCTTCGACACCTACGAGGAGGCCGAGGCGGCGGCCGAGGCCGCGTTCGGGGACGGCTCCGACACCGAGATGCAGGACGCGCCGGGCACCGTCGACACCCCGGACCCGCCCCGCACCGGTGAGGACCACCCGGCCGGCACCGCCGACGAGTGCGACCACCCGGGCCCCAACGGCACCACCGACCGGCCGGACCCGCGGGACGTGGCCGCCAACCCCCACATCAACTGGGACGGCATCCCCGACTACGTCGTCGACCGCACCTCGAACGAGCCGCTGTACCGCTCGGACAGCCGCGATCCCTCGGTCATCTTCAACCAGGGGTTCCAGCCGAAGAACCCGGCGGGCGCCGACCTGTGGACCTACGTGCTGACCAACCAGCCGGCGCAGTACGTCTCCACCACCACCTCGGACCACCTCAACTGGGGCCCGCAGTACGTCTACGACATCCGGGCGCCGGGCGGCATCGACATCAACGCCACCTACGGCAGCCACTCCCCCTACCCGGACCAGCAGGAGATCGCCTTCCCCGGCGGGATCAAGCCCGAGTACATCAAGGGCGTGTGGCAGATGAACCCGGACGGCACGCACGGGCAGTACCTCCCCAACCCGAACTACGACCCGGCGGCGGGCGGGAACAACTCACCCCCGGTGGACCCGCCCGACTGGACCGACAGCGACGTCGACATGCCGGACGCCGACGAGCCGCTGCCCAGCAGCCCCGACCCGATGGACATCGACTAGGACCCAAGGGCACGGAGGGTGCCGACTTGCCCCAGGGAATCGCCCGGAAGGCTCGCGGGGCGCGGGCCGCCCGGGTATGTCACAGGCCGTCGACCCGCATGTCACAGGGGCGTCCTCGTCGCCGGCGCGGGCCAACGCACTTCCCGGTGGTGGCTGTCCTACGGGGCGACATCACCCGCTCGCCCCGGCGCAGCGGGACGGACACCGCCCGAGGAGTACCCGTGCACGTCAAGAAGCTCACCGTCGCAGCCGCCGTCGTCGCCGCCGGTCTCTCCCTGACCGCCTGCGGCAGCGGCGGCTCGGGCGGAACCTCCGCCGCGTCCAACGCGTCCAGCGCGTCCGCCGGATCGAGCGCGACGAGCGCGAGCAGCGGGTCGAGCGGGTCCGCGCCGGACGGTTCGTCGGGGGGTTCGTCGGGCGGGTCGTCGGGCGGGTCCAACGCGCACGGCACGCTCTCCGGCGGGAGCCGGTCGGCGTCCTCGACGGCCGGCGGGGCCGCCGGGTCGGCGGGCTCCGCGACGTCCGCCAGGCCCGCCTGTGACGCCGACCATCTCGACCTCGGCGTCTCCCGCACGGGGACCGCGAACGAGATCGCCGTCAGCATGAAGAACACCGCTTCCCGTACCTGCGCCATGCGCGGCTTCCCCGGCGTCCAACTGGTGGGCCCCGACGGGCTCGGCGACCTCGGCCCCGACGCCGCCCGCACGGAGGCGAAGGGCCCCGCGGTCACCCTCGCGCACGGCGAGGAGACCCGGTTCCTGCTGCGCTACCTCCCCGACACCAGCGGCTCGGGCAAGAAGTACACCCGGCTCTCCGTGACCCCGCCGAACGAGCGGGTCTCGGAGATCGTCGACCTCGGCCGGCTCGCCATCACCGTCTCCCCCGAGTCGGGACACGCCCCGGACGT
The sequence above is a segment of the Streptomyces griseoviridis genome. Coding sequences within it:
- the pepN gene encoding aminopeptidase N — protein: MPGENLSRDEARERAALLSVDGYEVSLDLRSAVGDDAGEGPRTFRSLTTIRFRCNEPGAASFADLIAPSVTALSLNGRDLDPGAVFDGTRILLEDLAAENELVVDARCAYSRTGEGMHRFVDPEDGEVYLYTQYEPADARRVFANFEQPDLKAPYRFEVRAPEGWTVWSNGVGTQTDGVWRFAETKPISTYITCVVAGPYHWVTDSYERTLPDGSRLEIPLGALCRKGLAPHFDADDIFLVTKQGLDFFHEHFDFPYPFGKYDQAFVPEYNLGAMENPGLVTFREEYIFRGKVTRSSYESRANVILHEMAHMWFGDLVTMEWWDDLWLKESFADFMGAFALVGATRFEDGWITFANRRKAWAYRADQLPSTHPVTADIRDLQDAKLNFDGITYAKGASVLKQLVAYVGQDAFLEGARRYFKRHAYGNTRLSDLLAVLAETSGRDMGGWARSWLQTAGVNALTPQVVLDADGRIGELAVLQEAAESHPELRPHRVAIGLYRVEDGALVRYARTETDVDGPRTVVAELAGQPAPELVLVNDDDLTYCKTRFDATSLATLRDHLGSMKDPLARALCWSALWNMTRDALLSAPDFIDLVTRFARRESDIGVLQMLHAWADSALVNYAPPAWRETGGKLLTEIALRDLRAAGPGSEQQLAWARFYASVASAPQELALLTALLDGTEKIDGLDVDQELRWVFLEPLASHGLADERTLAAELARDDTASGKRHQVRCLAARPSAAVKAQAWAQVVESEALSNALVEATIAGFAQPSQRELTAPYTEKYFAAIEDVWSRRSIQIGMDVVRGLFPSHPTPKDARATLAATDAWLTSHEQAAPALRRLVIEARDDLARALRAQEATEL
- a CDS encoding VOC family protein: MNFVSVRVITADVARLVAFYERVTGVPAAWATEDFAEIVTPGATLAVAGVRTVPLFAPGSARPADNHSVIVEFLVDDVDRAHGELTGTERVAGPTTMPWGNRSLLLRDPDGNLVNLFTPVTPAAREKFGLDARREPAAS
- a CDS encoding helix-turn-helix transcriptional regulator; translated protein: MSRPTGRVLTLLDLLQSGGVRTVAELAERLGVDGRTVRRYVDQLIDLDIPVETVRGRYGGYRLGSGYRLPPLMFSDDEALAVLLGLLAGRRAGLTTAAETASETAAAKIRRVLPAHVARTLDTVLDSLSLTEGPGGPPRPDAEILLTVADAVRHHRPLSIRYTDREGRRGERLLHAYGIVAHAGRWYVTGTDPGIGEDRTFRLDRVTGARPLPGSFEVPAGLDPADRLLAGFATAAYRHEVTLRVHGTPEHVRSRLPASVARVEETGEGRDRAGGRWLRVELRAERLDWLPPLLAALDRPFVVERPDELRHEVTAFAERFARRARGDDGTDDGE
- a CDS encoding glycosyltransferase, translating into MRTRHGLRVLSVYDGFFSGGARIVHSDVLLGLAEGGQHHRVLSVHGEVHREATRQRMEDDACYRVLTGAGITVTSLGRSARDGGGPAPFTGPELADTARATADADVILSLKEQPLRLLNQAGLPRRPVVVCLHRSDPENQGGALDELKSAIADGTVAACVCCAESTRDAYAAAGVPEALLHVIPNGVDLLRFRPDPARRLAVRSALGVPSTAPVVVFAARWDAMKNVPLFLRSARSWLAREGRGHVVMCGAGMTAANAGLAAQLASVFGADRALASRVHLLGVRQDMEAVYAAADVVALTSSWGEAAPLCLVEGMMCGAVPVTTDVGDSASIVSGLGLVTPPDPDAIAFAWSAAVADRAALTGALTASRERFSRTRMIAAYADLLDRVVHDVRDGLRPGLGG
- a CDS encoding scabin-related ADP-ribosyltransferase; the protein is MAEPRTPASVGAVHLRGERRELPRTLVAARVLLRLMFAVTVVGGVKAVVTMTGLGLLRPSLIVLAAYAVAPGVLGLVLARQLWTGGRPAWLGLISVQAALVAGSVVNLYRGSPHGFSQLLLPVALLLLVCAGGSRAWFDLPEAARAPRPRGSVERLRRLAVPSLPHLIRWRRDRGQTAVEYLGLIAVVVALVGAMAFGGVGGIVADGLRSAVCEVTGDEGCPGVVTAGGEGDTGGGTSGGTAGGAAGGGSSTGATTTSGGTSSTGGGSSSGDSTDGGAAVGGSFGGGSSDGGSSDGGSSGGSSTTGGSSTTGGGSAGGGSAGGGAANGGAANGGAANGGAASGESTDGGRTSGGGSSSGGTSTDGGSSNGGSSIGGSASSGGSSGSGGSSGSGGSSGSGGSSGPGGSSNGGSSGGGSSSGGSSSGRDSSGGLIVGGLTTGGFIYGGTSGSGGSNSGGSNSGGSSSGGGSSSSGGSSSGGSSSSGGSNSSGGSSSSGGSSNGGNSNGGSSNGGNSSGGLIVGGLTTGGFIYGGTSGSGGSSSAGSDSGGSSSAGSDSGGSSSGGSTSGGSSSGGEDQPDPDDNDPDHEDPDGKDCGEGSPVTSQWAGQRPVVSTAAFPTTARVSTTTVLIAGARSRPLAVDTPAGPPDDGGVGALIDAMSSLTLSGFDTYEEAEAAAEAAFGDGSDTEMQDAPGTVDTPDPPRTGEDHPAGTADECDHPGPNGTTDRPDPRDVAANPHINWDGIPDYVVDRTSNEPLYRSDSRDPSVIFNQGFQPKNPAGADLWTYVLTNQPAQYVSTTTSDHLNWGPQYVYDIRAPGGIDINATYGSHSPYPDQQEIAFPGGIKPEYIKGVWQMNPDGTHGQYLPNPNYDPAAGGNNSPPVDPPDWTDSDVDMPDADEPLPSSPDPMDID
- a CDS encoding DUF4232 domain-containing protein, whose protein sequence is MHVKKLTVAAAVVAAGLSLTACGSGGSGGTSAASNASSASAGSSATSASSGSSGSAPDGSSGGSSGGSSGGSNAHGTLSGGSRSASSTAGGAAGSAGSATSARPACDADHLDLGVSRTGTANEIAVSMKNTASRTCAMRGFPGVQLVGPDGLGDLGPDAARTEAKGPAVTLAHGEETRFLLRYLPDTSGSGKKYTRLSVTPPNERVSEIVDLGRLAITVSPESGHAPDVYVDPVGYHVGYGK